The following proteins are co-located in the Williamwhitmania taraxaci genome:
- a CDS encoding DUF4372 domain-containing protein: MGKNTEIKLVGQPIFKQAINLIDAINVSSLVKKHGADHYYKTFKAKPQLVTMLFGVL, encoded by the coding sequence ATGGGCAAAAATACAGAAATAAAATTAGTCGGACAGCCGATTTTCAAACAAGCCATCAACTTAATCGATGCCATTAATGTCAGCAGCTTGGTGAAAAAGCATGGTGCAGACCATTACTATAAGACGTTTAAGGCAAAACCCCAGCTGGTTACCATGCTGTTTGGCGTCCT